One Solanum pennellii chromosome 10, SPENNV200 genomic region harbors:
- the LOC107032029 gene encoding 40S ribosomal protein S25 — protein sequence MAPKKAQAPPPSSKPAKSGGGKQKKKKWSKGKQKEKVNNMVLFDKSTYDKLLSEAPKYKLITPSVLSDRLRISGSLARKAIRDLMARGSIRMVSAHASQQIYTRATNT from the exons ATG GCTCCAAAGAAGGCACAAGCTCCACCTCCATCTTCCAAGCCAGCAAAGTCCGGCGGTGGAAAGCAGAAGAAGAAG AAGTGGAGCAAGGGAAAGCAAAAGGAAAAGGTGAACAACATGGTGTTGTTTGACAAGTCTACATACGATAAGCTACTCTCTGAAGCTCCTAAGTATAAGCTTATCACTCCTTCTGTCCTCTCCGATCGTCTCAGG ATTAGTGGATCACTTGCTAGGAAGGCAATTAGAGATTTGATGGCTAGAGGTTCAATCAGGATGGTATCTGCTCATGCAAGCCAGCAGATCTACACCAGGGCTACCAACACTTAA
- the LOC107032012 gene encoding F-box protein At2g16365-like, with protein MDLNIPALQALDCLDKEVGHKLPDLNLELPSLTDKLEPTSSTTHSLDLRLFLGHNEQPSPLKTDFSLATLLEDKPGSRWVKRLKLSASSNVKANKSHCKNSKVTITGSVLTAGKLHCEELMDHDRTLALARNSDSSPMYVMKKQHELLTSLSWVQRWLHKRSATAQNRPKSVVVCEPCDSKSELGDFQKKQVPSIAAMALMGKAITGFQPCEFQIRGPCLVWNTVVSEIRSSNSYFASGQSSGSFRQCVRGI; from the exons ATGGACCTAAATATACCTGCTCTTCAAGCACTTGACTGTCTCGACAAAGAAGTTGGACATAAATTGCCTGACTTAAACTTGGAGCTTCCATCTTTGACGGATAAGTTGGAACCAACTTCTTCCACAACTCATAGTTTGGATTTAAGATTGTTCCTTGGCCATAATGAGCAGCCAAGTCCATTGAAAACTGATTTTTCCCTTGCGACCCTGCTCGAAGACAAGCCTGGTAGCAGATGGGTCAAGCGCCTGAAATTGAGTGCTTCATCTAATGTGAAAGCAAACAAGTCCCATTGCAAAAATTCTAAAGTTACCATAACAGGCTCAGTACTCACAGCTGGTAAACTTCATTGTGAAGAATTGATGGATCATGATAGAACTCTGGCCTTAGCAAGGAACTCGGACTCTTCTCCTATGTACGTTATGAAGAAACAACATGAGTTGTTGACTTCACTGTCTTGGGTTCAAAGGTGGCTTCATAAGAGATCAGCCACTGCACAAAATAGGCCTAAGTCAGTGGTGGTTTGTGAGCCTTGTGACTCAAAGTCGGAACTTGGTGATTTCCAAAAGAAGCAGGTGCCAAGCATTGCTGCCATGGCGCTCATGGGAAAGGCAATAACCGGTTTTCAACCATGTGAATTCCAAATAAGAGGCCCCTGTCTAGTTTGGAATACCGTAGTTTCTGAAATACGTAGCAGCAACAGTTACTTTGCTTCAG GCCAATCATCTGGCAGCTTTCGTCAATGCGTGAGAGGGATCTAG